A genomic segment from Streptomyces sp. NBC_01233 encodes:
- a CDS encoding alcohol dehydrogenase catalytic domain-containing protein, which produces MLVRVRAAGLCHTDLHLADGSAVTPPLPIVLGHEIAGEVAEAGDGAGFAPGDRVLAYYYEGCGRCTWCRDGSENLCPDPAAKVGFDSDGGLCEYHLADARSLVPIADTVSFAEAAVLGCSGTTAVRVVRSVARTAPDETVVVIGAGGVGLAVVQEAVTEGARVIAVDPHAPSREQARRYGAHGVIDPLQGDPVAAVHAATAGEGCHVVVDTVGNTHTPGQAVRMTGTRGRVVLVGCTGERSALDVLDVVVRETEIRGSVGATLADAHTVMEMAAAGLLRGHVEAEYPLERVNEALTRLAAGNVTGRLVITP; this is translated from the coding sequence GTGCTGGTCCGGGTCCGGGCGGCCGGGCTCTGCCACACCGACCTCCACCTGGCCGACGGCTCCGCCGTCACCCCGCCCCTGCCCATCGTGCTCGGGCACGAGATCGCCGGGGAGGTCGCCGAGGCGGGTGACGGAGCCGGCTTCGCGCCGGGAGACCGGGTCCTCGCGTACTACTACGAAGGCTGTGGGCGCTGCACCTGGTGCAGGGACGGCTCGGAGAACCTCTGCCCGGATCCGGCGGCGAAGGTCGGCTTCGACTCCGACGGCGGGCTGTGCGAGTACCACCTGGCCGACGCCCGCTCCCTCGTGCCGATCGCGGACACGGTCTCCTTCGCCGAGGCAGCCGTACTCGGCTGCTCGGGGACGACTGCGGTCCGCGTCGTCCGGTCCGTCGCCCGCACGGCCCCGGACGAGACCGTCGTGGTCATCGGCGCGGGCGGGGTCGGCCTCGCCGTCGTCCAGGAGGCCGTCACCGAAGGCGCCCGCGTCATCGCAGTCGACCCGCACGCGCCGAGCAGGGAACAGGCGCGGCGGTACGGGGCACACGGCGTGATCGACCCCCTGCAAGGCGACCCGGTCGCGGCCGTCCACGCGGCGACCGCGGGGGAGGGCTGCCACGTGGTGGTCGACACGGTCGGCAACACGCACACCCCCGGCCAGGCGGTACGGATGACCGGGACCCGTGGCCGAGTCGTCCTCGTCGGCTGCACGGGCGAGCGGTCCGCCCTCGACGTGCTCGACGTGGTCGTACGGGAGACCGAGATCCGCGGCTCCGTCGGCGCCACCCTCGCCGACGCCCACACCGTGATGGAGATGGCCGCGGCGGGCCTCCTCCGCGGGCACGTGGAGGCCGAGTACCCCCTGGAACGGGTCAATGAGGCCCTCACCAGGCTCGCCGCCGGCAACGTCACGGGACGTCTGGTCATCACGCCCTGA
- a CDS encoding ATP-binding protein, protein MTGWRVRDYTQDDLEAVIRVDAESGTAEESPLFPLSDAVAALQALQPAVVATADEVVVGAAVSRVEGDRAWILRICMAPSWRHRGLGSDLITALEHRLFAGGVRTVNAVLPDGETGAAALHNCGFGARPGLVFFEKRGRVTPQAVGMLSSLGAELPPGGLWQKVAGMQREKELIERRLVLPLAHPEMAAQHGVEPPRAVMLFGPPGTGKSTFAHAIASRLGWPFLELFPARLAAEHGLASGLNRRFDEIARLDHVLVFIDEVEEIAGARSGADATAVGVVNELLKAIVRFRGQDGRLLVCATNDVTTLDSAFLRHGRFDYVLPIGPPDDRARTALWESYLARAGAEADSAVLATASEGFTPADIAHVARTVSQVQFERTFDTGTRARPTTEDYLGTIGDTRPTVSAAMAQEFAHQTEKFARI, encoded by the coding sequence ATGACGGGTTGGCGTGTCAGGGACTACACCCAGGACGATCTCGAAGCGGTGATCCGAGTCGATGCGGAGAGCGGCACGGCAGAAGAGTCGCCTCTCTTTCCGCTCTCGGACGCCGTGGCGGCCCTCCAGGCCCTCCAGCCGGCGGTGGTGGCCACGGCGGACGAGGTGGTGGTCGGCGCCGCGGTGAGCAGGGTGGAGGGCGACCGGGCGTGGATCCTGCGCATCTGCATGGCGCCTTCCTGGAGGCACCGGGGGCTGGGCAGCGACCTGATCACGGCCCTGGAGCACCGGCTGTTCGCCGGTGGCGTCCGAACGGTGAACGCCGTCCTGCCCGACGGCGAGACCGGCGCCGCCGCCCTGCACAACTGCGGCTTCGGCGCCCGACCCGGCCTGGTCTTCTTCGAGAAGCGCGGGCGGGTCACCCCTCAGGCGGTCGGCATGCTCTCCTCGCTCGGAGCGGAGCTGCCGCCCGGGGGGCTGTGGCAGAAGGTCGCGGGCATGCAGAGGGAGAAGGAGCTCATCGAGCGGCGCCTGGTCCTGCCGCTGGCCCATCCGGAAATGGCCGCCCAGCACGGAGTGGAGCCGCCGCGGGCGGTGATGCTGTTCGGGCCGCCCGGGACCGGCAAGAGCACGTTCGCGCACGCGATCGCCAGCCGTCTGGGATGGCCCTTCCTCGAACTGTTCCCCGCCCGGCTGGCCGCCGAGCACGGGCTGGCGAGCGGGCTGAACCGGCGCTTCGACGAGATCGCCCGGCTCGACCACGTCCTGGTCTTCATCGACGAGGTCGAGGAGATCGCGGGGGCCCGGAGCGGCGCGGACGCGACCGCGGTCGGCGTCGTCAACGAACTGCTCAAGGCGATCGTCCGGTTCCGGGGCCAGGACGGTCGGCTGCTCGTCTGCGCCACGAACGACGTGACCACGCTCGACTCCGCTTTCCTGCGGCACGGCCGTTTCGACTACGTGCTGCCGATCGGCCCGCCCGACGACCGCGCGAGGACCGCGCTGTGGGAGAGCTACCTGGCCCGAGCGGGCGCGGAGGCCGACAGCGCGGTGCTGGCGACCGCCAGCGAGGGGTTCACCCCTGCCGACATCGCCCATGTGGCGCGTACCGTCTCCCAAGTCCAGTTCGAGCGCACCTTCGACACCGGAACGCGGGCCCGCCCCACCACCGAGGACTACCTGGGCACCATCGGCGACACCAGGCCCACGGTCAGCGCGGCCATGGCCCAGGAGTTCGCCCACCAGACCGAGAAGTTCGCCCGCATCTAG
- a CDS encoding heavy metal translocating P-type ATPase: MLDVRGMLRASQQSTVAAVLGRRPGVLDVEVNPVAQSATVVFDPTRTSLAELRGWVTECGYHCAGQSVPSHICDPMDEPDPPGPARAPEAVRPAHTGHEPEVMRSPHEATVDDDGHHGHGGHAGMSMAAMAADMRNRFLVAVIFSIPIVIWSPIGEEVFGWHVPVPFGLRQDVWALLLSLPVIFYSCSIFFVGAVRALRARTLDMMVLVAVAVGAGWLYSLIVTLTGGGEVFYEAATVLASFVLLGHWFEMRARGGANDAIRALLDLAPPKAVVLRDGEPVEIATAEVAVGDLLLVRPGTKIAADGVVEEGESEVDESTVTGESLPVHKDPGSAVVGATVNANGTLRVRATRVGADTALAQIVKLVQEAQNSKAPGQRLADRAAFWLVFVALVGGALTLAVWLLATDRPFSSAMLFAITVVVITCPDALGLATPTAIMVGTGLGAKRGVLFKNAMALEASAGIQTVVMDKTGTLTKGEPEVTEVITTPGRDEDEVLRLVAAVERESEHPLAEAVVHYAESRSVGSAQARHFENVPGHGATAVVDGHRVAVGNRRLAEREGVDLGPLAARRDELAATGRTVVIAAVDGLAAALIGIADAPRETSQAAVRELHALGVEVVMLTGDNRATAERIAQRLGIDTVIAEVLPGDKAATIAELQRGGRKVAMVGDGVNDAPALARADLGIAIGAGTDVAIETADLVLMRSDPLDVPTALRIGRGTVRKMRQNLGWAIGYNAIALPIAAGVFEPATGLVLRPEIAALSMSGSSVIVAVNALALKRLRLPGTAPAAPVDGGDGNGG, translated from the coding sequence GTGCTGGACGTGCGGGGCATGCTGCGCGCCAGCCAGCAGAGCACCGTCGCCGCCGTTCTGGGCCGCCGGCCGGGTGTTCTGGACGTCGAGGTCAACCCCGTGGCGCAGTCGGCCACCGTCGTCTTCGACCCGACGCGGACCTCCCTGGCCGAGCTGCGGGGCTGGGTGACCGAGTGCGGCTACCACTGCGCCGGCCAGTCGGTGCCGTCGCACATCTGCGACCCGATGGACGAGCCTGACCCGCCCGGTCCCGCGCGAGCGCCCGAAGCCGTGCGGCCCGCGCACACGGGGCACGAGCCAGAGGTCATGCGCTCGCCCCACGAGGCGACGGTGGACGATGACGGCCATCACGGCCATGGCGGCCATGCGGGGATGTCGATGGCGGCGATGGCCGCCGACATGCGCAACCGCTTCCTCGTCGCGGTGATCTTCTCCATTCCGATCGTGATCTGGTCCCCGATCGGCGAGGAGGTCTTCGGCTGGCACGTGCCCGTGCCGTTCGGGCTCCGTCAGGACGTGTGGGCGCTCCTGCTGAGCCTGCCGGTGATCTTCTACTCGTGCTCGATCTTCTTCGTCGGCGCCGTCCGGGCCCTGCGTGCCCGGACGCTGGACATGATGGTGCTGGTCGCGGTCGCCGTCGGCGCGGGCTGGCTGTACTCGCTGATCGTCACGCTCACCGGCGGCGGGGAAGTCTTCTACGAGGCCGCCACCGTGCTGGCGTCCTTCGTCCTGCTCGGCCACTGGTTCGAGATGCGCGCCCGCGGCGGCGCCAACGACGCGATCCGCGCCCTGCTGGACCTCGCCCCGCCCAAGGCCGTCGTTCTGCGGGACGGCGAACCGGTCGAGATCGCCACCGCCGAGGTGGCCGTCGGCGACCTGCTGCTCGTACGCCCGGGGACGAAGATCGCCGCGGACGGGGTCGTGGAGGAGGGGGAGAGCGAGGTCGACGAGTCGACCGTGACGGGGGAGAGCCTGCCGGTGCACAAGGACCCTGGCTCCGCCGTGGTCGGTGCCACCGTCAACGCCAACGGCACCTTGCGGGTACGGGCGACCAGGGTGGGCGCGGACACGGCGCTGGCCCAGATCGTCAAGCTGGTCCAGGAGGCCCAGAACTCCAAGGCCCCCGGTCAGCGGCTCGCCGACCGCGCCGCGTTCTGGCTGGTCTTCGTCGCCCTCGTCGGCGGCGCACTCACGCTGGCCGTCTGGCTGCTGGCCACCGATCGGCCCTTCAGCAGTGCGATGTTGTTCGCGATCACCGTGGTCGTCATCACCTGCCCGGACGCGCTGGGCCTGGCCACGCCCACCGCGATCATGGTCGGCACCGGGCTGGGGGCCAAGCGGGGCGTCCTGTTCAAGAACGCGATGGCCCTGGAAGCGTCCGCCGGGATCCAGACCGTGGTGATGGACAAGACCGGCACCCTCACCAAGGGCGAACCAGAGGTCACCGAGGTGATCACCACACCCGGCCGGGACGAGGACGAGGTCCTGCGGCTGGTCGCGGCGGTCGAGCGGGAATCCGAGCACCCGCTGGCAGAGGCGGTCGTGCACTACGCCGAATCTCGCAGCGTGGGGAGTGCGCAGGCCCGGCATTTCGAGAACGTGCCCGGCCACGGGGCGACCGCCGTGGTGGACGGCCACCGGGTCGCCGTGGGCAACCGTCGGCTGGCCGAACGCGAAGGCGTGGACCTCGGTCCGCTGGCCGCCCGGCGGGACGAGCTCGCAGCCACCGGCCGTACCGTCGTCATCGCCGCTGTCGACGGCCTGGCCGCCGCCCTCATCGGCATCGCCGACGCGCCGCGGGAGACCTCACAAGCCGCCGTACGCGAACTGCACGCCCTGGGCGTCGAGGTCGTCATGCTCACCGGCGACAACCGGGCCACCGCCGAACGCATCGCGCAGCGCCTGGGCATCGACACCGTCATCGCCGAGGTCCTCCCGGGCGACAAGGCCGCCACCATCGCCGAGCTCCAGCGCGGCGGCCGCAAGGTCGCCATGGTCGGCGACGGCGTCAACGACGCCCCCGCCCTCGCCCGGGCCGACCTGGGCATCGCCATCGGCGCCGGCACCGACGTCGCCATCGAGACCGCCGACCTCGTCCTCATGCGCTCCGACCCCCTCGACGTCCCCACCGCCCTGCGCATCGGCCGGGGCACCGTGCGCAAGATGCGTCAGAACCTCGGCTGGGCCATCGGCTACAACGCCATCGCCCTGCCCATCGCCGCCGGAGTCTTCGAACCCGCCACCGGACTGGTCCTCCGACCCGAGATCGCCGCCCTGTCCATGTCCGGATCCAGCGTCATCGTCGCCGTCAACGCCCTCGCCCTCAAACGCCTCCGCCTGCCCGGCACCGCCCCCGCAGCCCCAGTGGACGGAGGCGATGGCAATGGCGGGTAG
- a CDS encoding DUF6153 family protein, whose translation MAGSRAQVALRRVRVRHTVGHVTGHKPRTRSQSLPVPRLGLLLVLALVFGLLGMHALGTAAALPSTGAIEHMSHHVAAAQADPRHPCPDDEDQGPTRDAGHADQMCTSAAPPGAPGIAAPDTAPLTGLTGGIAHAPAALALALAYEPAGGRAPPLLADLQILRI comes from the coding sequence ATGGCGGGTAGCCGGGCCCAGGTCGCGCTGCGCCGGGTACGGGTGCGTCATACGGTGGGACATGTGACCGGCCACAAGCCCCGCACGCGGTCGCAGTCCCTGCCGGTACCGCGGCTCGGACTGCTGCTCGTTCTCGCACTCGTCTTCGGGCTGCTCGGCATGCATGCTCTGGGAACTGCCGCCGCGCTGCCATCGACGGGCGCCATCGAGCACATGTCCCACCACGTGGCGGCAGCGCAGGCCGACCCGCGTCATCCGTGCCCCGATGACGAGGACCAAGGTCCGACCCGGGACGCCGGTCACGCGGACCAGATGTGCACATCTGCGGCCCCGCCCGGTGCCCCCGGCATCGCCGCGCCTGATACCGCGCCCCTCACAGGCCTGACGGGCGGCATTGCTCACGCCCCGGCCGCGTTGGCGCTCGCGCTGGCCTACGAGCCCGCCGGAGGGCGGGCACCGCCCTTGCTCGCCGACCTCCAGATCCTGCGGATATAG
- a CDS encoding DUF305 domain-containing protein — protein MNTNRSLPRRAALAATAVAAGLVLAACGSGDSTNTAGTTPATTTAPASSEADRHNQADVTFAQGMIPHHRQAILMSDMVAAHGASAEVKALAEKIKKAQAPEIETMSGWLKAWGEKVPSGVSMDGMGHDDDDSGMPGMMDDQDINRLGNARGNAFDAMFLTMMIEHHEGAIDMAKTEKQQGAYGPAKDLADDIITSQTAEIAQMRQMLNAERP, from the coding sequence ATGAACACGAACCGATCCCTGCCGCGCCGCGCGGCCCTGGCAGCCACTGCGGTCGCCGCCGGCCTGGTCCTTGCCGCCTGCGGCAGCGGCGACAGCACGAACACGGCCGGCACCACTCCCGCCACCACGACCGCCCCGGCGTCGTCGGAGGCCGACCGGCACAACCAGGCGGACGTCACCTTCGCGCAGGGGATGATCCCCCACCACCGTCAGGCCATCCTGATGTCCGACATGGTCGCCGCCCACGGCGCCTCCGCCGAGGTCAAGGCACTCGCAGAAAAGATCAAGAAGGCGCAGGCTCCGGAGATCGAGACCATGTCCGGCTGGCTCAAGGCGTGGGGCGAGAAGGTCCCCAGCGGTGTCAGCATGGACGGCATGGGCCACGACGATGACGACTCCGGCATGCCCGGGATGATGGACGACCAGGACATCAACCGGCTCGGCAACGCCAGGGGCAACGCCTTCGACGCCATGTTCCTCACCATGATGATCGAGCACCACGAAGGCGCGATCGACATGGCCAAGACGGAGAAGCAGCAGGGAGCCTACGGCCCCGCCAAGGACCTGGCCGACGACATCATCACCTCCCAGACCGCCGAGATCGCCCAGATGCGGCAGATGCTCAACGCCGAACGACCGTAG
- a CDS encoding APC family permease — protein sequence MGAVSGPAGTGELKRHLGVFDAVVIGLGSMIGAGIFAALAPAAGAAGSGLLLGLALAAVVAYCNAMSSARLAARYPASGGTYVYGRERLGEFWGYLAGWAFVVGKTASCAAMALTVGSYVWPGQAHAVAVAAVVALTAVNYAGVQKSAWLTRVIVAVVLAVLAAVVVATVTSGDADAARLDIGDDATFGGVLQAAGLLFFAFAGYARIATLGEEVRDPARTIPRAIPLALGIALVVYAAVAVAVLLVLGPQGLADATAPLSDAARAAGADWLAPVVRVGAAVAALGSLLALILGVSRTTLAMARDHHLPHALAAVHPKFQVPHRAELVVGAVVAVLAATTDVRGAIGFSSFGVLAYYAIANASAWTLTPDEGRPARIIPVVGLAGCLVLAFALPASSVISGAAVLAAGAAAYGVRRVVTARRA from the coding sequence ATGGGTGCGGTGTCGGGGCCTGCGGGCACGGGCGAGTTGAAGCGGCACCTGGGTGTGTTCGATGCCGTGGTGATCGGCCTGGGGTCGATGATCGGGGCGGGGATCTTCGCGGCCCTGGCTCCGGCGGCCGGTGCGGCCGGGTCGGGGTTGCTGCTCGGCCTGGCGCTGGCCGCGGTGGTGGCGTACTGCAACGCGATGTCCTCAGCACGTCTGGCTGCCCGCTACCCCGCGTCCGGAGGCACCTACGTCTACGGGCGGGAGCGGCTGGGCGAGTTCTGGGGCTACCTCGCCGGATGGGCGTTCGTGGTCGGCAAGACCGCCTCCTGTGCGGCCATGGCGCTGACCGTCGGTTCCTACGTGTGGCCCGGTCAGGCGCACGCCGTCGCGGTCGCCGCCGTGGTGGCCCTGACCGCCGTCAACTACGCAGGGGTGCAGAAGTCCGCCTGGCTCACCCGCGTCATCGTCGCCGTGGTCCTGGCCGTGCTGGCCGCAGTGGTGGTCGCCACGGTCACCTCCGGCGACGCGGACGCGGCCCGGCTCGACATCGGTGACGACGCGACCTTCGGCGGGGTGCTCCAGGCGGCGGGCCTGCTGTTCTTCGCCTTCGCCGGCTATGCCCGCATCGCCACTCTCGGGGAGGAGGTCCGCGACCCCGCCCGCACGATCCCGCGGGCCATCCCGCTCGCGCTCGGCATCGCACTGGTCGTCTACGCGGCCGTAGCTGTCGCCGTCCTGCTCGTGCTGGGTCCGCAGGGACTCGCGGATGCCACGGCTCCGCTGTCGGATGCCGCGCGCGCCGCAGGCGCGGACTGGCTGGCGCCGGTCGTACGGGTGGGCGCCGCGGTGGCCGCGCTCGGCTCGCTGCTCGCCCTGATCCTCGGGGTCTCGCGTACGACCCTGGCCATGGCCCGCGACCACCACCTCCCGCATGCCCTGGCCGCCGTCCACCCGAAGTTCCAGGTGCCGCACCGCGCCGAACTCGTGGTCGGCGCCGTCGTCGCCGTACTCGCCGCGACCACTGACGTACGCGGGGCGATCGGCTTCTCGTCCTTCGGGGTGCTCGCCTACTACGCCATCGCCAACGCCTCCGCCTGGACGCTCACCCCGGACGAGGGCCGACCGGCACGAATCATCCCGGTCGTCGGGCTGGCGGGCTGCCTCGTCCTCGCCTTCGCCCTCCCCGCCTCCTCGGTGATCAGCGGCGCCGCAGTCCTGGCCGCCGGAGCCGCTGCCTACGGGGTGCGTCGCGTGGTGACCGCCCGCAGGGCGTGA
- a CDS encoding DUF6223 family protein, whose product MSARRLFAAATAAALLGVLGLAGPAAAHDLAQSADVEAYTLTTARFWATAAALLGLVGAVIGGLARARSVRPLGNGGKKRAIVALVAGLTALVGGALNLAVADGGPGTGNGVVAGALALLLGLTATVLGGLALSRSRRTG is encoded by the coding sequence ATGTCCGCTCGTCGCCTGTTTGCCGCCGCCACCGCGGCCGCCCTGCTCGGAGTTCTCGGTCTTGCCGGACCGGCGGCCGCGCACGACCTGGCCCAGTCCGCCGATGTCGAGGCATACACCCTGACCACCGCCCGATTCTGGGCCACCGCGGCCGCGCTGCTGGGGCTGGTCGGCGCGGTCATCGGCGGGCTGGCGCGGGCCCGCTCCGTCCGCCCTCTCGGCAACGGCGGGAAAAAGAGGGCCATCGTGGCCCTGGTGGCGGGGCTGACCGCCTTGGTCGGCGGCGCGCTCAATCTGGCCGTCGCCGACGGTGGTCCCGGCACCGGCAACGGAGTAGTCGCCGGCGCCTTGGCCCTGCTGCTGGGGCTGACCGCCACGGTCCTCGGCGGGCTGGCCCTGTCCCGCTCCCGCCGCACCGGCTGA
- a CDS encoding sensor histidine kinase: MNKGRFRVRAGARDWLIAVGVAAALLVTGLSGQHSATGLGLLGYVLLAVGGLALAAGRRAPVAVLAVTGLCAVGYQAAGFDVAAVAFLFAVYAAMRAGHRIVTVVTSVAVLASLPLAALASGLHDTGEAFAQARGALQIAWLIAAGAAGEALRQAEQRADEAERTREETARRRADEERLHIARELHDSLTHQISVIKVQSEAAVHVARKRGEEVPEALLAIREAGREASRELRATLEALRDDDTTPPHGLDHVTELVERAGRSGLEATLTIEGRRHDVPTAVGRTAYRVVQESLTNIARHADAGTASVHIDYRPDTLAIRIDDDGKATPDSAPEPGIGLLGMRERVTALGGRLRAEPRSEGGFTVQAELPVERAS; encoded by the coding sequence ATGAACAAAGGACGGTTCCGTGTTCGGGCCGGTGCCAGGGATTGGCTGATAGCCGTAGGCGTGGCGGCGGCACTGCTGGTCACCGGTCTTTCGGGGCAGCACTCCGCAACGGGCCTCGGCCTGCTCGGCTACGTGCTGTTGGCGGTGGGCGGCCTGGCGCTGGCCGCAGGCCGCCGGGCTCCGGTTGCCGTCCTCGCCGTCACCGGGCTGTGCGCGGTGGGGTACCAGGCGGCAGGGTTCGACGTGGCTGCCGTCGCGTTCCTCTTCGCGGTGTACGCGGCCATGCGGGCGGGACACCGCATCGTCACGGTGGTGACCAGCGTGGCCGTGCTGGCCTCTCTCCCCCTGGCCGCCCTGGCCTCGGGCCTGCACGACACGGGCGAGGCGTTCGCGCAGGCCCGGGGCGCCCTCCAAATCGCCTGGCTCATCGCCGCCGGCGCCGCCGGTGAAGCCCTGCGCCAGGCCGAACAGCGGGCCGACGAAGCCGAGCGCACCCGCGAGGAGACCGCGCGGCGCCGCGCCGACGAGGAGCGGCTGCACATCGCGCGGGAGCTGCACGATTCGCTCACCCACCAGATCTCGGTCATCAAGGTGCAGTCCGAAGCCGCCGTCCACGTGGCCCGCAAGCGCGGCGAAGAGGTACCGGAGGCCCTCCTGGCGATCCGGGAGGCCGGCCGGGAGGCGTCTCGGGAGCTCCGCGCGACCCTGGAGGCGCTGCGCGACGACGACACCACTCCGCCGCACGGGCTCGATCACGTCACCGAACTCGTCGAGCGGGCCGGCAGGAGCGGCCTGGAGGCGACGCTGACGATCGAGGGCCGGCGACACGACGTGCCGACCGCAGTGGGCAGGACCGCCTACCGGGTCGTTCAGGAATCGCTGACCAACATCGCCCGTCACGCGGACGCCGGCACGGCATCGGTCCACATCGACTACCGGCCGGACACCCTCGCGATCCGCATCGACGACGACGGCAAAGCCACACCGGACAGTGCGCCGGAGCCCGGCATCGGGCTCCTGGGGATGCGCGAACGCGTCACCGCCCTCGGCGGCCGGCTCCGCGCCGAACCGAGAAGCGAGGGCGGCTTCACCGTCCAGGCCGAACTTCCCGTGGAACGAGCCTCATGA
- a CDS encoding response regulator transcription factor, whose amino-acid sequence MIRVLLIDDQPLIRSGFRAFLDLEDDIEVVAEAANGQEGLELAREHLPDIALIDIQMPVLDGIETTRRIAADPALAGVHVVILTNYGLDEHVFNALRAGAAGFLVKDIVPEDFLHAVRVAARGDALLAPSITRKLINRYVTQPPPTDTGTALEELTSREREAVVLVARGLSNDEIADRMVISPLTAKTHVNRAMAKLHARDRAQLVVLAYESGLVVPRTS is encoded by the coding sequence ATGATCCGTGTCCTGCTGATCGACGACCAGCCGCTCATCCGCAGCGGATTCCGCGCGTTCCTGGACCTCGAAGACGACATCGAGGTCGTGGCCGAGGCCGCCAACGGGCAAGAGGGCCTGGAGCTCGCCAGGGAGCACCTCCCCGACATCGCACTCATCGACATCCAGATGCCGGTCCTCGACGGCATCGAGACGACCCGGCGCATCGCAGCCGACCCGGCCCTCGCCGGGGTGCACGTCGTCATCCTGACCAACTACGGCCTGGACGAACACGTCTTCAACGCCCTGCGCGCCGGCGCAGCCGGATTCCTCGTCAAGGACATCGTGCCGGAGGACTTCCTGCACGCCGTACGCGTGGCCGCGCGCGGCGACGCCCTCCTCGCACCCTCGATCACCCGCAAGCTGATCAACCGGTACGTCACCCAGCCGCCCCCCACCGACACCGGCACGGCGCTGGAGGAGCTGACCAGCCGCGAACGTGAAGCCGTCGTACTGGTCGCGCGGGGCCTGTCCAACGACGAGATCGCGGACCGCATGGTGATCAGCCCGCTGACCGCGAAAACCCATGTCAACCGCGCTATGGCGAAGCTCCATGCCCGTGACCGCGCCCAGCTCGTGGTCCTGGCCTACGAATCCGGTCTGGTAGTCCCGCGCACCTCCTGA
- a CDS encoding cupin domain-containing protein yields MTIKDIGPEPQSFDLEKATLENTNYRAVAWSGKYLQLTLMSIPVGEDIGLEAHPETDQFLRLDAGRGRVQMGRTKDRLDFDREVEDGWAIFVPAGTWHNVTNIGGETLQLYAVYAPVHHASGKIQATAADAERDEDSGADEPASWSVQPAQQPLDEHA; encoded by the coding sequence ATGACCATCAAGGACATCGGGCCGGAACCTCAAAGTTTCGACCTCGAAAAGGCGACGCTGGAGAACACGAACTATCGCGCGGTCGCCTGGTCCGGCAAGTACCTTCAGTTGACCCTCATGTCGATCCCGGTGGGTGAGGACATCGGCTTGGAGGCGCACCCGGAAACTGACCAATTCCTGCGACTCGACGCGGGCCGGGGCCGCGTCCAGATGGGCCGTACGAAGGATCGACTCGACTTCGACCGGGAGGTCGAGGATGGCTGGGCCATCTTCGTACCCGCCGGCACTTGGCACAACGTCACCAACATCGGTGGCGAAACCCTGCAGCTCTACGCCGTATACGCGCCGGTCCACCACGCGTCGGGCAAGATCCAAGCGACAGCCGCCGACGCGGAGCGCGACGAGGACTCAGGCGCTGACGAGCCGGCAAGCTGGTCGGTCCAGCCTGCCCAGCAGCCGTTGGACGAGCACGCCTGA
- a CDS encoding efflux RND transporter periplasmic adaptor subunit, which produces MATGRRRRTSAAGGGRRTAAMYGVLGAVLMGSAVIPAHADGSTPSPSAKNPSPTVPDVEVGTGPSASGKIESLNSRSLSFATEGTITTLEVKAGQKVEKGDVLAQVDSTEAVESRSAAYASYLAASETLEEAESGSEGYRKAYASYVKARNTYRKAQRAVDGTKIVAPFAGTVTALDAEAGRTVSRGATVLTLTDLSALQVSADFTEADIVKLDNGQKATVAFGALNTTVQGSVSSVSPVPVASESSGSGTGGGMQQSSTQVVRYTVLISLADLPATVRAGQAVTVEVQV; this is translated from the coding sequence ATGGCAACAGGCAGAAGGCGCCGAACGTCGGCAGCGGGGGGCGGCCGCCGGACGGCCGCCATGTACGGCGTGCTCGGGGCCGTCCTCATGGGCAGTGCGGTGATACCCGCCCACGCCGACGGGAGCACCCCCTCCCCGTCGGCCAAGAACCCGTCCCCGACCGTTCCGGACGTGGAGGTCGGCACGGGCCCGTCCGCGTCGGGCAAGATCGAGAGCCTCAACTCCCGCTCGCTGTCGTTCGCGACCGAGGGCACGATCACGACACTCGAGGTGAAGGCCGGTCAGAAGGTCGAGAAGGGCGATGTCCTGGCCCAGGTCGACTCCACCGAGGCCGTCGAGAGCCGCAGTGCGGCCTACGCCTCCTACCTCGCCGCCTCCGAGACCCTGGAAGAGGCCGAAAGCGGCAGCGAGGGCTACCGGAAGGCGTACGCGTCCTACGTCAAGGCCCGCAACACCTACCGCAAGGCCCAGCGCGCGGTGGACGGGACGAAGATCGTCGCCCCGTTCGCCGGGACGGTCACCGCGCTCGACGCCGAGGCCGGCCGGACCGTGTCCCGGGGAGCGACGGTCCTCACCCTCACCGACCTGTCCGCGCTGCAGGTCAGCGCCGACTTCACCGAGGCCGACATCGTCAAGCTGGACAACGGCCAGAAGGCCACGGTCGCCTTCGGGGCCCTGAACACCACCGTCCAGGGCAGCGTTTCCTCCGTGTCGCCGGTGCCCGTCGCGTCGGAGAGCTCGGGCAGCGGTACAGGGGGAGGGATGCAGCAGTCCTCGACGCAGGTCGTCCGCTACACCGTCCTCATCTCCCTGGCGGACCTTCCGGCGACGGTCCGGGCGGGTCAGGCGGTGACCGTCGAGGTGCAGGTCTGA